A DNA window from Pyrus communis chromosome 3, drPyrComm1.1, whole genome shotgun sequence contains the following coding sequences:
- the LOC137729513 gene encoding homeobox-leucine zipper protein HOX32-like, with product MALVMHRDSPGSSSGGRQQMDSSKYVRYTPEQVEALERVYSECPKPSSLRRQQLIRECPILSNIEPKQIKVWFQNRRCREKQRKESSRLQTVNRKLTAMNKLLMEENDRLQKQVSHLVYENGFMKQQLHTASGTTTDNSCESVVMSGQHQQQQNPTPQHPQRDANNPAGLLAIAEETLAEFLSKATGTAVDWVQMIGMKPGPDSIGIVAVSRNCSGVAARACGLVSLEPTKVAEILKDRRSWFRDCRCLEVLSLIPAGNGGTIELVYMQTYAPTTLAAARDFWTLRYTTSLEDGSLVVCERSLTSSTGGPQGPTSASFVRAEMLPSGYLIRPCEGGGSIINIVDHVDLDAWSVPEVLRSLYESSKILAQKTTISALRHIRQIAQESSGEIQHGGGRQPAVLRTFCQRLCSGFNDAVNGFADDGWTLMGSDGVEDVTIAINSSPKVLGSQYNTSIFPPFGGGVLCAKASMLLQSVPPALLVRFLREHRSEWADYGVDAYSAACLKASPYAVPLARGGGFPSTQNILPLAQTVEHEEFLEVVRLEGPAFSPEDVALTRDMYLLQLCSGVDENAVGACAQLVFAPIDESFADDAPLLPSGFHVIPLDPKADGPTATRTLDLASTLEVGTSGARAINDADGNSYNRRSVLTIAFQFTFENHLRDNVAAMARQYVRSVVSSVQRVAMAIAPSPLSSQIGPKPLPGCPEAHTLARWIFRSFRIHTGGELFRVDISSSDAILKQLWRHSDAIMCCSVKTNTSPVFTFANQAGLDMLETTLVALQDIMLDKILDEAGRKFLCSEFSKIMQQGFAYLPAGICASSMGRPVSYDQAVAWKVVDDDESNHCLALMFMNWSFM from the exons ATGGCGCTGGTAATGCACCGAGACTCGCCGGGAAGCAGCAGCGGTGGGAGGCAGCAGATGGATTCGAGCAAGTACGTTCGGTACACGCCGGAGCAGGTGGAGGCGTTGGAGAGAGTCTACTCCGAGTGCCCCAAGCCCAGCTCCCTGAGAAGGCAGCAGCTCATCAGAGAGTGCCCCATTCTCTCCAACATTGAGCCTAAACAGATCAAAGTCTGGTTCCAGAACCGCAG ATGCCGGGAGAAGCAGCGGAAGGAATCTTCTCGACTCCAGACAGTGAACAGAAAGCTGACTGCGATGAACAAGCTGTTAATGGAAGAAAATGACCGCTTACAGAAGCAAGTTTCTCATTTGGTTTACGAGAATGGATTTATGAAGCAGCAACTGCATACC GCATCAGGAACGACCACAGACAACAGCTGCGAGTCTGTGGTCATGAGTGGTCAGCACCAACAACAGCAAAACCCAACTCCCCAGCACCCCCAAAGGGATGCTAACAACCCAGCTGG TCTTCTTGCAATAGCAGAAGAGACCTTGGCAGAGTTCCTTTCTAAGGCTACTGGAACTGCTGTCGACTGGGTCCAGATGATTGGGATGAAG CCTGGTCCGGATTCTATTGGCATCGTTGCTGTCTCCCGCAACTGCAGTGGAGTAGCAGCACGAGCTTGCGGTCTTGTGAGCCTAGAGCCCACAAAG GTCGCCGAAATACTCAAAGATCGTAGATCTTGGTTTCGCGATTGCCGATGCCTTGAGGTATTAAGTCTAATCCCTGCGGGGAATGGTGGAACAATTGAGCTCGTATACATGCAG ACTTATGCACCCACAACATTGGCTGCGGCACGTgacttttggacattaagatATACTACAAGTTTGGAAGACGGCAGTCTTGTG GTATGCGAGAGGTCATTGACTTCCTCTACTGGCGGCCCACAAGGGCCAACGTCTGCAAGTTTTGTCAGAGCTGAAATGCTTCCTAGTGGCTATCTTATCCGACCTTGTGAGGGTGGTGGTTCCATTATCAACATTGTGGATCATGTTGATTTAGAC GCTTGGAGCGTTCCTGAAGTTCTCAGGTCACTTTATGAATCCTCCAAAATCCTTGCTCAGAAAACGACCATTTCT GCCCTGCGACACATAAGACAGATAGCTCAAGAGTCTAGTGGAGAAATTCAGCATGGTGGAGGTCGCCAACCTGCTGTTCTGAGGACATTTTGTCAGCGGCTGTGTAG TGGGTTTAACGATGCTGTTAATGGGTTTGCGGATGACGGTTGGACACTTATGGGTAGTGATGGTGTGGAAGATGTTACCATTGCTATTAACTCATCTCCGAAAGTGCTTGGTTCCCAGTATAACACTTCAATTTTCCCACCTTTTGGAGGAGGCGTGCTGTGTGCCAAGGCATCAATGCTGCTGCAG AGTGTTCCCCCTGCTCTGCTTGTTCGTTTCCTGAGGGAGCACCGGTCTGAGTGGGCTGACTATGGGGTTGATGCATACTCTGCTGCATGTCTTAAAGCTAGCCCATATGCAGTTCCTCTTGCAAGAGGTGGTGGCTTTCCGAGCACCCAGAATATTTTACCGCTTGCACAAACTGTGGAGCATGAGGAG TTTTTAGAGGTAGTTCGGCTAGAGGGTCCTGCTTTCTCTCCTGAAGATGTTGCTTTGACACGGGATATGTACTTATTACAG TTGTGCAGTGGAGTTGATGAGAATGCAGTTGGTGCCTGCGCTCAGCTTGTCTTTGCACCTATTGATGAATCATTTGCTGATGATGCTCCTCTGTTGCCCTCCGGTTTTCATGTCATACCTTTGGATCCCAAGGCA GATGGACCTACTGCAACTCGCACATTAGATTTGGCCTCTACGCTTGAAGTAGGAACCAGCGGTGCTCGTGCCATTAATGACGCTGATGGGAATAGTTACAACCGTAGGTCAGTGCTAACCATAGCCTTCCAATTTACCTTTGAGAACCACTTGCGAGacaatgtggctgcaatggctCGCCAGTACGTGCGTAGTGTTGTAAGCTCTGTTCAGAGGGTAGCTATGGCTATTGCCCCATCCCCGCTCAGCTCCCAAATAGGACCAAAACCCCTTCCTGGATGTCCTGAGGCTCATACTTTGGCACGATGGATTTTCAGAAGCTTCAG GATTCACACTGGGGGAGAGCTCTTTCGAGTCGACATCTCATCTAGTGATGCTATTTTGAAGCAACTTTGGCGCCATTCAGATGCCATCATGTGCTGCTCTGTTAAAACAAAT ACGTCGCCGGTGTTCACCTTTGCAAACCAGGCTGGCCTTGACATGCTCGAAACCACTCTTGTTGCCCTCCAAGATATCATGCTCGACAAGATTCTAGACGAAGCTGGACGAAAATTTCTCTGCTCGGAGTTCTCCAAAATCATGCAACAG GGCTTTGCATATCTGCCAGCCGGAATATGTGCCTCCAGCATGGGGAGACCGGTGTCTTACGACCAAGCTGTTGCATGGAAAGTTGTTGACGACGACGAATCCAATCACTGCCTTGCATTGATGTTCATGAACTGGTCCTTTATGTGA